The genomic DNA AAAGCGAGGAAGCCCTTGATTCCAAGCAATATGAAATTCTTGAAGGCTTTTATCTAAGTTTTGCCCAAGCTGTCACTGAAAATAATAAGCCTATGTCAGCTTATGAACCCATTATCACTCAATATCTACAATTTGTCATTCAAGAAAACCAACAACCCTATTCATTTGAGCCTTATCATCGTGCTATTCGCGCTCCCTATGACTACTATCGTCTGGGATTAGAAATGATGCGCCCTCTTATTGTGTTTGCTCATTCTAAAATTCACCACGCTCAACATATTGAAGAAATTGAAACGCATCTAGCTAATCAAGAAAATGTTATATTATTAGCTAATCACCAAATTGAACCTGATCCTCAAGTTATTTGCCTAATGTTAGAAAAAGACCATACTCGTTTGGCAGAGGAAATGATTTTTGTAGCGGGACATCGAGTCATTACAGATCCCTTAGCCATTCCTCTTAGTAAAGGATGTAACTTATTATGTATTTTCTCTAAAAAGCATATTGAGAATCCTCCTGAAAAGAAACAAGCAAAGCTTCTTTATAATCAGCGTGTCATGCATCAAATGAGCCAACTGCTTGCTGAAGGAGGCAAATGTATTTATGTTGCCCCCAGTGGTGGCAGGGACCGTGCCAATATAAATACCGGTCAAGTAGAAATAGCTCCTTTTGATGCTCCTAGTATTGAGATGTTTTGGCTAATGGCTCAGCATTCGGGAAAAAAAACCCATTTTTATCCTTTAAGCTTGTCCACATACGATTTATTACCTCCTCCTCAGAGGGTCGAAAAAGAACTAGGAGAAAGACGCCAAGCAAAATGCGCTCCAGTACACTTATCTTTTGGACAGGAAATAGATATGATTAATTTTCCTGGGAGTCAACATTTAGATAAAAAAGCTAGGCGTATAGCTCGTGCTCAATACATCTGGGAACTTGTTATGCAACAGTATTATCTTGCCAGAAGCTATGCCCCTCCCCACCCTTCACGAACAAGCTCATAGCAAACATCTGATTGATTTCCCTTTATAACTCTAGCAGTGTCCTTCTATCATCTCTAAAGATTTAAAACACTTTTAATACCTTTTAAAGAAACTACGTCTGCATCATCAAAAAAGAAATCAACCTTTTCCCAGGCTGACTCTATCGGTAAAAACAAGCTTTTTACTAAGTATATGATTACATAAAGAGCTGCTCGAAAGCGTATAATTTATTCAAGCTTACGTTCCTTTTCCTCATTTCCCCCGCTAGAGGAAAATGTACTTCTTTGCTTAAATTGAGCAGGTGTATTTATTAAAGTGTAATACAGCCCTTTGGCTTTATCCATAGGCCCCTTTATAAGCAAACCTAGACGGCGTTTATTGCCTTTGCCTATACACGCATGCGCAAAGCTTAGCAGCTCATCATATGTGAGTGCTTTAAGCGCTTGAATGCGTTTATCTATCCAATCAAAACGCCCCTCATATTTGAAGGCTAAGCTATGTAAAAGAGCCCCCATGGATTCCATATTATGGGGAGGTTTCTCAAGCTCTTCTAAAAGCGAATTTTTAATGATATCAAAATTCTTGGGAGTTAAATAATTTTTATCCAATCCTTGTATAAAACTTTCAATAAACAGTTCAAAGCGCGCTAAAAGATCGCGAGGAGCATGAGTGTTAGATTGTACAGCAAATGCTAGAAACAGCTTACGCTCAATCTCTTCGGCTGCAC from Neochlamydia sp. AcF84 includes the following:
- a CDS encoding 1-acyl-sn-glycerol-3-phosphate acyltransferase; protein product: MKLLKSLKSEEALDSKQYEILEGFYLSFAQAVTENNKPMSAYEPIITQYLQFVIQENQQPYSFEPYHRAIRAPYDYYRLGLEMMRPLIVFAHSKIHHAQHIEEIETHLANQENVILLANHQIEPDPQVICLMLEKDHTRLAEEMIFVAGHRVITDPLAIPLSKGCNLLCIFSKKHIENPPEKKQAKLLYNQRVMHQMSQLLAEGGKCIYVAPSGGRDRANINTGQVEIAPFDAPSIEMFWLMAQHSGKKTHFYPLSLSTYDLLPPPQRVEKELGERRQAKCAPVHLSFGQEIDMINFPGSQHLDKKARRIARAQYIWELVMQQYYLARSYAPPHPSRTSS